A single genomic interval of Danio aesculapii chromosome 5, fDanAes4.1, whole genome shotgun sequence harbors:
- the pxmp2 gene encoding peroxisomal membrane protein 2: protein MPTQSVLVRDPSLLARALQQYLSLLKKYPIITKSVTSGILSALGNLLSQVLEYQKNVKENSPKKKISILGPVHFAIYGLFITGPVSHYFYQLLEVLLPTTVPYCLIKRLLLERLIFAPAFLLLFYVVMNALEGKTLADVQNKLKTSYWPAMKMNWKVWTPFQFININYVPVQFRVLFANMVALFWYAYLASVRK, encoded by the exons ATGCCAACGCAAAGCGTACTTGTCCGAGACCCCTCTTTGCTGGCGAGGGCACTGCAGCAGTACTTAAGTTTGTTAAAGAAATATCCAATCATCACCAAATCGGTTACGAG TGGCATTCTGTCTGCTTTGGGAAATCTTCTGTCTCAAGTTTTGGAGTACCAGAAGAATGTGAAGGAAAATAGTCCCAAAAAGAAAATCAGCATTCTGGGACCTGTACACTTTGCAATTTATGG CCTTTTTATCACTGGTCCAGTCAGTCACTACTTCTACCAGCTCCTGGAGGTCCTGTTACCAACCACTGTCCCATACTGCCTCATTAAGCGCCTTCTGCTGGAACGTCTGATATTCGCCCCTGCTTTCCTCTTGCTCTTTTATGTGGTTATGAACGCTTTGGAG GGCAAAACACTCGCAGATGTTCAAAACAAGCTTAAAACAAGTTACTGGCCTGCAATGAAGATGAACTGGAAGGTCTGGACGCCGTTTCAGTTCATCAATATCAACTATGTACCTGTACAG TTTCGAGTGCTGTTCGCCAACATGGTTGCCTTATTCTGGTATGCCTACCTGGCGTCTGTCAGGAAATGA
- the usp30 gene encoding ubiquitin carboxyl-terminal hydrolase 30 isoform X4, producing MPWCKQGTTDKLVREFLRTGTAARNKMMKNWGVIGGIAAAMAAGVYVLWGPISDRKKKRKGMVPGLLNLGNTCFMNSLLQGLAACPSFIRWLEDFTSENRVHPERTERETQLSRSLMQLLKALSSHDPGEDDVLDAGGLLEALRLYRWHITSFEEQDAHELFHVLTSSLEEEQERQPRVAHLFDMQTLEKSVESKEKNISCRSGGPLHPIPSLWRTRHPFHGRLTSYMACKRCEQQSPVHYDSFDSLSLSIPSIQWGRPVTLDQCLQHFISSETIKEVECENCTKQAGELVNGEVLESQRTTFVKQLKLGKLPQCLCIHLQRLTWSKEGSPIKRQEHVQFTEYLSLDRYKHCSAAQSLQKTSRTNKAVSAKASGDPKDKAIANGVDSEHCNNNKPLSNGSFPSIFLHSPGLSSQLNLTYDYSTSEYLFRLTAVLVHHGDMHSGHFITYRRCPAAARATSPFSLQWLWVSDDSVRKASLQEVLSSSAYLLFYERMQRPGLRVEE from the exons ATGCCTTGGTGTAAGCAAGGAACTACAGACAAGCTTGTACGAGAGTTTTTACGCACAGGGACCGCTGCAAG GAACAAGATGATGAAGAACTGGGGCGTGATTGGTGGAATCGCTGCTGCCATGGCTGCTGGGGTCTATGTACTATGGGGGCCAATTTCAGacaggaagaagaagagaaaag GTATGGTTCCTGGTCTGCTTAATCTGGGGAACACGTGTTTTATGAACTCACTTCTCCAGGGCCTGGCAGCGTGTCCTTCCTTCATCCGATGGCTTGAAGACTTCACAAGTGAAAACAGAGTTCATCCGGAGAGAACGGAGAGAGAAACTCAGCTGTCCAGATCTCTGATGCAGTTACTTAAAG CCCTGTCGAGTCATGATCCAGGAGAAGATGATGTTTTAGATGCCGGAGGCCTTTTAGAAGCACTCAGACTTTACAGATGGCACATCACCTCATTCGAGGAACAG GATGCTCATGAGCTCTTTCATGTTCTCACATCATCATTAGAGGAGGAACAGGAACGCCAACCCAGAGTTGCTCATCTCTTCGACATGCAAACACTGGAG AAATCTGTGGAGTCCAAAGAGAAAAACATTAGTTGTCGGAGTGGAG GCCCACTGCATCCTATTCCTAGTTTATGGAGAACTAGGCATCCTTTTCATGGGCGGTTAACAAGTTACATGGCTTGCAAGCGATGTGAACAACAG agtCCTGTGCATTATGACTCTTTCGACAGCTTATCTCTTTCGATCCCTTCAATACAGTGG GGTCGACCTGTTACTTTGGACCAGTGTTTACAGCATTTCATCTCCTCTGAAACCATCAAAGAAGTGGAATGTGAAAACTGTACCAAG CAGGCTGGCGAGCTTGTAAATGGAGAAGTGCTTGAGAGTCAGAGGACGACATTTGTCAAGCAGTTGAAACTTGGAAAG TTGCCTCAGTGCCTCTGCATCCATTTGCAAAGACTGACGTGGTCTAAAGAGGGCAGTCCCATAAAGAGACAAGAGCATGTTCAGTTTACAGAATATTTGTCTCTGGATCGATACAAACACTGTAGTGCTGCTCAGAGCCTGCAGAAGACCAGCAGAACAAATAAGGCTGTATCTGCCAAAGCTTCCGGAGACCCAAAGGACAAAGCCATTGCAAATGGTGTTG attcaGAGCACTGTAATAACAACAAGCCGCTGTCCAATGGAAGTTTTCCCTCTATCTTTCTGCACTCACCTGGACTGAGCTCACAACTCAACCTCACATACGACTACAG CACCTCGGAGTACCTCTTCCGCTTAACGGCGGTGCTGGTTCATCATGGAGACATGCATTCAGGACATTTTATCACTTACCGCCGCTGTCCTGCCGCTGCACGTGCGACATCACCTTTCAGCTTGCAGTGGCTTTGGGTGTCTGATGACTCCGTGAGGAAGGCCAGTCTTCAGGAGGTGCTCTCCTCCAGTGCATATCTGCTCTTTTATGAGCGAATGCAGAGACCCGGCCTGAGGGTAGAAGAGTAG
- the usp30 gene encoding ubiquitin carboxyl-terminal hydrolase 30 isoform X3, with protein MPWCKQGTTDKLVREFLRTGTAARNKMMKNWGVIGGIAAAMAAGVYVLWGPISDRKKKRKGMVPGLLNLGNTCFMNSLLQGLAACPSFIRWLEDFTSENRVHPERTERETQLSRSLMQLLKALSSHDPGEDDVLDAGGLLEALRLYRWHITSFEEQDAHELFHVLTSSLEEEQERQPRVAHLFDMQTLEKSVESKEKNISCRSGGPLHPIPSLWRTRHPFHGRLTSYMACKRCEQQSPVHYDSFDSLSLSIPSIQWGRPVTLDQCLQHFISSETIKEVECENCTKQQAGELVNGEVLESQRTTFVKQLKLGKLPQCLCIHLQRLTWSKEGSPIKRQEHVQFTEYLSLDRYKHCSAAQSLQKTSRTNKAVSAKASGDPKDKAIANGVDSEHCNNNKPLSNGSFPSIFLHSPGLSSQLNLTYDYSTSEYLFRLTAVLVHHGDMHSGHFITYRRCPAAARATSPFSLQWLWVSDDSVRKASLQEVLSSSAYLLFYERMQRPGLRVEE; from the exons ATGCCTTGGTGTAAGCAAGGAACTACAGACAAGCTTGTACGAGAGTTTTTACGCACAGGGACCGCTGCAAG GAACAAGATGATGAAGAACTGGGGCGTGATTGGTGGAATCGCTGCTGCCATGGCTGCTGGGGTCTATGTACTATGGGGGCCAATTTCAGacaggaagaagaagagaaaag GTATGGTTCCTGGTCTGCTTAATCTGGGGAACACGTGTTTTATGAACTCACTTCTCCAGGGCCTGGCAGCGTGTCCTTCCTTCATCCGATGGCTTGAAGACTTCACAAGTGAAAACAGAGTTCATCCGGAGAGAACGGAGAGAGAAACTCAGCTGTCCAGATCTCTGATGCAGTTACTTAAAG CCCTGTCGAGTCATGATCCAGGAGAAGATGATGTTTTAGATGCCGGAGGCCTTTTAGAAGCACTCAGACTTTACAGATGGCACATCACCTCATTCGAGGAACAG GATGCTCATGAGCTCTTTCATGTTCTCACATCATCATTAGAGGAGGAACAGGAACGCCAACCCAGAGTTGCTCATCTCTTCGACATGCAAACACTGGAG AAATCTGTGGAGTCCAAAGAGAAAAACATTAGTTGTCGGAGTGGAG GCCCACTGCATCCTATTCCTAGTTTATGGAGAACTAGGCATCCTTTTCATGGGCGGTTAACAAGTTACATGGCTTGCAAGCGATGTGAACAACAG agtCCTGTGCATTATGACTCTTTCGACAGCTTATCTCTTTCGATCCCTTCAATACAGTGG GGTCGACCTGTTACTTTGGACCAGTGTTTACAGCATTTCATCTCCTCTGAAACCATCAAAGAAGTGGAATGTGAAAACTGTACCAAG CAGCAGGCTGGCGAGCTTGTAAATGGAGAAGTGCTTGAGAGTCAGAGGACGACATTTGTCAAGCAGTTGAAACTTGGAAAG TTGCCTCAGTGCCTCTGCATCCATTTGCAAAGACTGACGTGGTCTAAAGAGGGCAGTCCCATAAAGAGACAAGAGCATGTTCAGTTTACAGAATATTTGTCTCTGGATCGATACAAACACTGTAGTGCTGCTCAGAGCCTGCAGAAGACCAGCAGAACAAATAAGGCTGTATCTGCCAAAGCTTCCGGAGACCCAAAGGACAAAGCCATTGCAAATGGTGTTG attcaGAGCACTGTAATAACAACAAGCCGCTGTCCAATGGAAGTTTTCCCTCTATCTTTCTGCACTCACCTGGACTGAGCTCACAACTCAACCTCACATACGACTACAG CACCTCGGAGTACCTCTTCCGCTTAACGGCGGTGCTGGTTCATCATGGAGACATGCATTCAGGACATTTTATCACTTACCGCCGCTGTCCTGCCGCTGCACGTGCGACATCACCTTTCAGCTTGCAGTGGCTTTGGGTGTCTGATGACTCCGTGAGGAAGGCCAGTCTTCAGGAGGTGCTCTCCTCCAGTGCATATCTGCTCTTTTATGAGCGAATGCAGAGACCCGGCCTGAGGGTAGAAGAGTAG
- the usp30 gene encoding ubiquitin carboxyl-terminal hydrolase 30 isoform X1 — translation MPWCKQGTTDKLVREFLRTGTAARNKMMKNWGVIGGIAAAMAAGVYVLWGPISDRKKKRKGMVPGLLNLGNTCFMNSLLQGLAACPSFIRWLEDFTSENRVHPERTERETQLSRSLMQLLKALSSHDPGEDDVLDAGGLLEALRLYRWHITSFEEQDAHELFHVLTSSLEEEQERQPRVAHLFDMQTLEKSVESKEKNISCRSGGPLHPIPSLWRTRHPFHGRLTSYMACKRCEQQSPVHYDSFDSLSLSIPSIQWGRPVTLDQCLQHFISSETIKEVECENCTKVYFTSISRQDHKGSSLFTKKQQAGELVNGEVLESQRTTFVKQLKLGKLPQCLCIHLQRLTWSKEGSPIKRQEHVQFTEYLSLDRYKHCSAAQSLQKTSRTNKAVSAKASGDPKDKAIANGVDSEHCNNNKPLSNGSFPSIFLHSPGLSSQLNLTYDYSTSEYLFRLTAVLVHHGDMHSGHFITYRRCPAAARATSPFSLQWLWVSDDSVRKASLQEVLSSSAYLLFYERMQRPGLRVEE, via the exons ATGCCTTGGTGTAAGCAAGGAACTACAGACAAGCTTGTACGAGAGTTTTTACGCACAGGGACCGCTGCAAG GAACAAGATGATGAAGAACTGGGGCGTGATTGGTGGAATCGCTGCTGCCATGGCTGCTGGGGTCTATGTACTATGGGGGCCAATTTCAGacaggaagaagaagagaaaag GTATGGTTCCTGGTCTGCTTAATCTGGGGAACACGTGTTTTATGAACTCACTTCTCCAGGGCCTGGCAGCGTGTCCTTCCTTCATCCGATGGCTTGAAGACTTCACAAGTGAAAACAGAGTTCATCCGGAGAGAACGGAGAGAGAAACTCAGCTGTCCAGATCTCTGATGCAGTTACTTAAAG CCCTGTCGAGTCATGATCCAGGAGAAGATGATGTTTTAGATGCCGGAGGCCTTTTAGAAGCACTCAGACTTTACAGATGGCACATCACCTCATTCGAGGAACAG GATGCTCATGAGCTCTTTCATGTTCTCACATCATCATTAGAGGAGGAACAGGAACGCCAACCCAGAGTTGCTCATCTCTTCGACATGCAAACACTGGAG AAATCTGTGGAGTCCAAAGAGAAAAACATTAGTTGTCGGAGTGGAG GCCCACTGCATCCTATTCCTAGTTTATGGAGAACTAGGCATCCTTTTCATGGGCGGTTAACAAGTTACATGGCTTGCAAGCGATGTGAACAACAG agtCCTGTGCATTATGACTCTTTCGACAGCTTATCTCTTTCGATCCCTTCAATACAGTGG GGTCGACCTGTTACTTTGGACCAGTGTTTACAGCATTTCATCTCCTCTGAAACCATCAAAGAAGTGGAATGTGAAAACTGTACCAAG GTATACTTTACCAGCATATCAAGACAGGATCATAAAGGAAGCAGCCTGTTTACAAAAAAG CAGCAGGCTGGCGAGCTTGTAAATGGAGAAGTGCTTGAGAGTCAGAGGACGACATTTGTCAAGCAGTTGAAACTTGGAAAG TTGCCTCAGTGCCTCTGCATCCATTTGCAAAGACTGACGTGGTCTAAAGAGGGCAGTCCCATAAAGAGACAAGAGCATGTTCAGTTTACAGAATATTTGTCTCTGGATCGATACAAACACTGTAGTGCTGCTCAGAGCCTGCAGAAGACCAGCAGAACAAATAAGGCTGTATCTGCCAAAGCTTCCGGAGACCCAAAGGACAAAGCCATTGCAAATGGTGTTG attcaGAGCACTGTAATAACAACAAGCCGCTGTCCAATGGAAGTTTTCCCTCTATCTTTCTGCACTCACCTGGACTGAGCTCACAACTCAACCTCACATACGACTACAG CACCTCGGAGTACCTCTTCCGCTTAACGGCGGTGCTGGTTCATCATGGAGACATGCATTCAGGACATTTTATCACTTACCGCCGCTGTCCTGCCGCTGCACGTGCGACATCACCTTTCAGCTTGCAGTGGCTTTGGGTGTCTGATGACTCCGTGAGGAAGGCCAGTCTTCAGGAGGTGCTCTCCTCCAGTGCATATCTGCTCTTTTATGAGCGAATGCAGAGACCCGGCCTGAGGGTAGAAGAGTAG
- the usp30 gene encoding ubiquitin carboxyl-terminal hydrolase 30 isoform X2 has product MQTQLSRNKMMKNWGVIGGIAAAMAAGVYVLWGPISDRKKKRKGMVPGLLNLGNTCFMNSLLQGLAACPSFIRWLEDFTSENRVHPERTERETQLSRSLMQLLKALSSHDPGEDDVLDAGGLLEALRLYRWHITSFEEQDAHELFHVLTSSLEEEQERQPRVAHLFDMQTLEKSVESKEKNISCRSGGPLHPIPSLWRTRHPFHGRLTSYMACKRCEQQSPVHYDSFDSLSLSIPSIQWGRPVTLDQCLQHFISSETIKEVECENCTKVYFTSISRQDHKGSSLFTKKQQAGELVNGEVLESQRTTFVKQLKLGKLPQCLCIHLQRLTWSKEGSPIKRQEHVQFTEYLSLDRYKHCSAAQSLQKTSRTNKAVSAKASGDPKDKAIANGVDSEHCNNNKPLSNGSFPSIFLHSPGLSSQLNLTYDYSTSEYLFRLTAVLVHHGDMHSGHFITYRRCPAAARATSPFSLQWLWVSDDSVRKASLQEVLSSSAYLLFYERMQRPGLRVEE; this is encoded by the exons ATGCAAACACAGCTGTCAAG GAACAAGATGATGAAGAACTGGGGCGTGATTGGTGGAATCGCTGCTGCCATGGCTGCTGGGGTCTATGTACTATGGGGGCCAATTTCAGacaggaagaagaagagaaaag GTATGGTTCCTGGTCTGCTTAATCTGGGGAACACGTGTTTTATGAACTCACTTCTCCAGGGCCTGGCAGCGTGTCCTTCCTTCATCCGATGGCTTGAAGACTTCACAAGTGAAAACAGAGTTCATCCGGAGAGAACGGAGAGAGAAACTCAGCTGTCCAGATCTCTGATGCAGTTACTTAAAG CCCTGTCGAGTCATGATCCAGGAGAAGATGATGTTTTAGATGCCGGAGGCCTTTTAGAAGCACTCAGACTTTACAGATGGCACATCACCTCATTCGAGGAACAG GATGCTCATGAGCTCTTTCATGTTCTCACATCATCATTAGAGGAGGAACAGGAACGCCAACCCAGAGTTGCTCATCTCTTCGACATGCAAACACTGGAG AAATCTGTGGAGTCCAAAGAGAAAAACATTAGTTGTCGGAGTGGAG GCCCACTGCATCCTATTCCTAGTTTATGGAGAACTAGGCATCCTTTTCATGGGCGGTTAACAAGTTACATGGCTTGCAAGCGATGTGAACAACAG agtCCTGTGCATTATGACTCTTTCGACAGCTTATCTCTTTCGATCCCTTCAATACAGTGG GGTCGACCTGTTACTTTGGACCAGTGTTTACAGCATTTCATCTCCTCTGAAACCATCAAAGAAGTGGAATGTGAAAACTGTACCAAG GTATACTTTACCAGCATATCAAGACAGGATCATAAAGGAAGCAGCCTGTTTACAAAAAAG CAGCAGGCTGGCGAGCTTGTAAATGGAGAAGTGCTTGAGAGTCAGAGGACGACATTTGTCAAGCAGTTGAAACTTGGAAAG TTGCCTCAGTGCCTCTGCATCCATTTGCAAAGACTGACGTGGTCTAAAGAGGGCAGTCCCATAAAGAGACAAGAGCATGTTCAGTTTACAGAATATTTGTCTCTGGATCGATACAAACACTGTAGTGCTGCTCAGAGCCTGCAGAAGACCAGCAGAACAAATAAGGCTGTATCTGCCAAAGCTTCCGGAGACCCAAAGGACAAAGCCATTGCAAATGGTGTTG attcaGAGCACTGTAATAACAACAAGCCGCTGTCCAATGGAAGTTTTCCCTCTATCTTTCTGCACTCACCTGGACTGAGCTCACAACTCAACCTCACATACGACTACAG CACCTCGGAGTACCTCTTCCGCTTAACGGCGGTGCTGGTTCATCATGGAGACATGCATTCAGGACATTTTATCACTTACCGCCGCTGTCCTGCCGCTGCACGTGCGACATCACCTTTCAGCTTGCAGTGGCTTTGGGTGTCTGATGACTCCGTGAGGAAGGCCAGTCTTCAGGAGGTGCTCTCCTCCAGTGCATATCTGCTCTTTTATGAGCGAATGCAGAGACCCGGCCTGAGGGTAGAAGAGTAG